A genomic region of Terriglobia bacterium contains the following coding sequences:
- a CDS encoding aldolase/citrate lyase family protein, with protein sequence MTRLHRAIQSSVGPLLGIAVYFYDPIFLEIAARRGFRVAWIEMEHAFISFAEAADLCRIASGLGMLTMIRIPDARRESVLKAAECGPDIIDLPMANSTSMLQELVQSARFPPSGQRGFFSVSRAVHYGLVDNVPAEQQKLNDELCLMVQIETADAVLLAEELCRTPDIHVFIGPSDLSASLGVPGQTGHPKVMKAADQTIRIAKQHGKLVAVGAAPQDFPFWVSRGVDVLFCSNDIACLKIGVETVLQQAKDAISNHEATGSAAGQK encoded by the coding sequence ATGACGAGGCTTCACCGAGCTATTCAATCAAGTGTTGGGCCATTGCTGGGGATCGCGGTCTATTTTTATGACCCGATCTTTCTCGAGATTGCGGCACGCAGGGGATTTCGCGTTGCCTGGATCGAGATGGAACACGCATTCATTAGTTTTGCGGAAGCGGCCGACCTGTGTCGCATTGCATCGGGTCTTGGAATGTTGACGATGATTCGCATTCCGGATGCAAGACGGGAGAGTGTCCTCAAAGCCGCGGAATGCGGTCCTGACATTATCGATCTCCCAATGGCGAATTCTACCAGCATGCTTCAGGAATTGGTTCAGAGCGCACGCTTTCCACCCTCTGGACAACGCGGCTTCTTCAGCGTGTCCCGAGCTGTTCATTACGGATTGGTCGACAACGTTCCTGCTGAACAGCAGAAGCTCAATGACGAGTTGTGCCTGATGGTCCAAATCGAAACGGCCGACGCGGTGCTATTAGCAGAAGAGCTCTGTCGGACACCCGATATCCACGTCTTTATCGGCCCCTCGGACCTTTCCGCAAGCCTCGGCGTTCCAGGCCAGACCGGACACCCTAAGGTGATGAAAGCCGCCGACCAGACGATTCGTATCGCGAAACAGCATGGCAAGCTGGTGGCTGTCGGCGCGGCTCCGCAGGATTTCCCGTTCTGGGTCAGTCGTGGTGTCGACGTTCTCTTCTGCTCGAACGATATTGCGTGTCTGAAGATCGGTGTTGAGACAGTACTCCAACAGGCAAAGGATGCGATCAGTAATCATGAAGCTACGGGATCGGCTGCGGGCCAGAAGTAG